A region of Rhizorhabdus wittichii RW1 DNA encodes the following proteins:
- a CDS encoding putative anti-sigma regulatory factor, serine/threonine protein kinase, with the protein MGARFERSLPAGAAGLPALLAEIETWLDAAGVPPVEAARMMIAFDEVLSNIAKHGGGMLSVSLAIADRRLAATIVDDGPPFDPLAREAPDTDLDIDDRAIGGLGIHLVRQLMDDVAYARDEDRNRLIFSKTF; encoded by the coding sequence ATGGGGGCTAGGTTCGAACGCTCCCTGCCCGCCGGCGCGGCCGGTCTTCCCGCATTGCTCGCGGAGATAGAGACCTGGCTGGACGCCGCCGGGGTCCCGCCCGTCGAGGCGGCGCGGATGATGATCGCGTTCGACGAGGTGCTGAGCAACATCGCCAAGCATGGCGGCGGGATGCTGTCGGTCTCGCTGGCGATCGCCGACCGGCGCCTCGCCGCCACCATCGTCGACGACGGCCCGCCCTTCGACCCGCTCGCCCGCGAGGCACCCGACACCGATCTCGACATCGACGACCGCGCGATCGGCGGGCTCGGCATCCACCTGGTCCGGCAATTGATGGACGACGTCGCCTATGCCCGCGACGAGGATCGGAACCGGCTGATCTTTAGCAAGACTTTCTGA
- a CDS encoding putative transcriptional regulator, Crp/Fnr family, whose translation MIERLRALPGFEALDDEVLARIVARAPLRTVAPGQVVLAAGGVAETLFACIEGGLAGSDGSALPPVYDAPGLLFGLAAPRDGLAGPAGATLLAVAKPHVFTIAREFPEFVVSLMHRNGMPR comes from the coding sequence ATGATCGAGCGGCTGCGCGCCCTGCCCGGCTTCGAGGCGCTCGACGACGAGGTGCTGGCAAGGATCGTCGCGCGCGCGCCGCTTCGCACGGTAGCGCCCGGCCAGGTCGTGCTGGCGGCCGGCGGCGTCGCCGAAACGCTGTTCGCCTGCATCGAGGGCGGACTGGCCGGGTCGGACGGAAGCGCGCTCCCGCCGGTCTATGACGCGCCCGGCCTGCTGTTCGGCCTCGCCGCGCCCCGCGACGGCCTCGCCGGCCCGGCGGGCGCGACGCTGCTCGCCGTCGCCAAGCCGCACGTCTTCACCATCGCCCGCGAATTCCCCGAATTCGTCGTGTCGCTGATGCATCGCAACGGGATGCCGCGATGA
- a CDS encoding Stage II sporulation E family protein (PFAM: histidine kinase, HAMP region domain protein; Stage II sporulation E family protein~SMART: protein phosphatase 2C domain protein), whose protein sequence is MTEIERRRRFGLRPQLLLLLFVLNLVAAVAYSTMLYSIDRREIISGIDDRLMTAVHAAREIIPQGYHRRIQGPDSIPTAEFDRLQARLSRFSNRSNLVYVYSYMRFGPHIYTVATSATQREIREGTETGFFTRYDTAPDKLYRSFQDGRIRFDEYEDSFGRFRSIYMPVRSPDGRIHVIGADIALDSLDQRLAGALRTSILVGFATFVLSMVVGSLLITRITGPLERLTSYTRNIEERSFQSNEEEMRAMQAISGSRADEVGSLAEAMSGMISRLQRYLIEIQAATAARERVEGELSAARDIQIGMVPRRFPPFPERDDIDIYALLEPAKEVGGDLYNYVMIDENRLFFVIGDVSGKGVPAALFMAMTSTLFKANALSAVSTADLMARVNAELARDNAANLFVTAFAGIIDLRDGTVAYSDAGHEAPYLLRADGRVTRLDKPEGMALGVFDDVAFDGAVVRLDKGDALVLFTDGVSEATRADEAQFTVEGIVETLAALPADRTARSIATSLADRVGAFVGTAPQFDDIAILVVRR, encoded by the coding sequence GTGACCGAGATCGAGCGCCGTCGCCGCTTCGGCCTGCGGCCGCAATTGCTGCTGCTGCTGTTCGTGCTCAACCTCGTCGCCGCGGTCGCCTATTCGACCATGCTCTATTCGATCGACCGGCGGGAGATCATCAGCGGCATAGACGACCGGCTGATGACCGCGGTCCATGCGGCGCGCGAGATCATCCCGCAGGGCTATCACCGCCGCATCCAGGGCCCCGATTCGATCCCGACCGCCGAGTTCGACCGGCTCCAGGCGCGGCTGTCGCGCTTCTCCAACCGCTCGAACCTCGTCTATGTCTACAGCTATATGCGGTTCGGGCCGCACATCTACACGGTGGCGACCAGCGCGACCCAGCGGGAGATCCGCGAGGGCACCGAGACCGGCTTCTTCACCCGCTACGACACCGCCCCCGACAAGCTCTACCGCAGCTTCCAGGACGGCCGCATCCGCTTCGACGAATATGAGGACAGCTTCGGCCGCTTCCGGTCGATCTACATGCCGGTGCGATCGCCCGACGGGCGCATCCACGTCATCGGCGCCGACATCGCGCTCGATTCGCTCGACCAGCGGCTGGCCGGCGCGCTGCGAACCTCGATCCTGGTCGGCTTCGCGACCTTCGTCCTGTCGATGGTGGTCGGGTCGCTGCTGATCACCCGGATCACCGGGCCGCTCGAACGGCTGACCTCCTACACCCGCAACATCGAGGAGCGCAGCTTCCAGTCGAACGAGGAGGAGATGCGCGCGATGCAGGCGATCAGCGGCTCGCGCGCCGACGAGGTGGGCAGCCTGGCCGAGGCGATGTCGGGGATGATCTCCCGCCTGCAACGCTACCTGATCGAGATCCAGGCGGCGACGGCGGCGCGCGAGCGGGTCGAGGGCGAGCTGTCGGCCGCGCGCGACATCCAGATCGGCATGGTCCCGCGCCGCTTCCCGCCCTTCCCCGAGCGCGACGACATCGACATCTACGCGCTGCTCGAACCGGCCAAGGAGGTCGGCGGCGATCTCTACAACTATGTGATGATCGACGAGAACCGGCTGTTCTTCGTGATCGGCGACGTGTCGGGCAAGGGCGTGCCGGCGGCCTTGTTCATGGCGATGACCAGCACCCTGTTCAAGGCGAACGCGCTGTCGGCCGTGTCGACCGCCGACCTGATGGCGCGGGTCAATGCCGAGCTGGCGCGCGACAATGCCGCCAACCTGTTCGTCACCGCCTTCGCCGGGATCATCGACCTGCGCGACGGCACCGTCGCCTATAGCGACGCGGGCCATGAGGCGCCCTACCTGCTCCGCGCCGACGGCCGCGTGACCCGGCTCGACAAGCCCGAGGGCATGGCGCTCGGCGTGTTCGACGACGTCGCGTTCGACGGCGCGGTCGTGCGGCTCGACAAGGGCGACGCGCTGGTGCTGTTCACCGACGGCGTGTCGGAGGCGACCCGCGCCGACGAGGCGCAGTTCACCGTCGAGGGCATCGTCGAGACGCTCGCGGCCCTGCCCGCCGACCGCACCGCCCGCTCGATCGCCACCAGCCTCGCCGACCGGGTCGGCGCCTTCGTCGGCACCGCGCCGCAGTTCGACGACATCGCGATCCTGGTGGTCCGGCGCTAG
- a CDS encoding anti-sigma-factor antagonist (TIGRFAM: anti-anti-sigma factor~PFAM: Sulfate transporter/antisigma-factor antagonist STAS), whose product MVNRDPLLICSDADEPEPERILDQMDISENSRDGTLVISAAGRIDSTTAGELEAVLPARVRDHGAVVVDLSGVPYVSSAGLRVLLIGAKGAKAAGHRLVITGVAPAVREVFDISGFSKIFAIEADVDAAIASLG is encoded by the coding sequence GTGGTAAATCGAGACCCACTCCTGATATGCAGCGACGCCGACGAGCCGGAGCCGGAGCGGATTCTAGACCAGATGGACATCAGCGAAAATAGCCGAGACGGCACCCTCGTGATTTCGGCCGCCGGCCGCATCGACAGCACCACGGCGGGCGAGCTGGAGGCGGTGTTGCCGGCCCGCGTCCGCGATCATGGCGCGGTCGTCGTCGACCTGTCCGGGGTCCCCTATGTCAGTTCGGCCGGGCTGCGCGTCCTGCTGATCGGCGCCAAGGGCGCGAAGGCCGCCGGGCACCGGCTGGTCATCACCGGCGTCGCACCGGCGGTGCGCGAGGTGTTCGACATCAGCGGCTTCTCGAAGATCTTCGCGATCGAAGCCGACGTCGACGCGGCGATCGCCTCGCTCGGCTAG
- a CDS encoding histidine kinase, HAMP region domain protein (PFAM: histidine kinase, HAMP region domain protein), whose amino-acid sequence MRRSGLPIRTLLLRVFLPAVAVVAIGLGLLAYDRIYTSIVDGFDRKLIATSALTGALLDARDHDALIAIARAKPDSDAAEHSAEYLHAVLPMRRILHELDITYLYTQVLGGSQDVIYVLDATVGEDHSPIGAEDDLPAETLAGIRRATAQGTVHLSPIEFQQQWGLLKTAAAPVRDQQGRIVATAGADVNVSLIRVATQNALFVSVVIGLASLLGCAFVTLLTVRRIAEPLDRLRREALRIAGGDHRPLDRFPAPRDIAQLQAALAASTAETTGKLADARDRRAVAIRAAGIAETEAALARRGQASDRLAFTGAVADDGLPLRRAAAARLADRVAADPALAAQIEAEGPPLALAPGERAAVRLDDGRELSIGAGA is encoded by the coding sequence ATGCGGCGTAGCGGCCTGCCGATCCGGACGCTGCTGCTGCGCGTCTTCCTGCCCGCCGTCGCGGTCGTCGCGATCGGACTGGGGCTGCTCGCCTATGACCGGATCTACACCTCGATCGTCGACGGCTTCGACCGCAAGCTGATCGCGACCAGCGCGCTGACCGGGGCGCTGCTCGATGCGCGCGACCATGACGCGCTGATCGCCATCGCCCGCGCCAAGCCCGACAGCGACGCGGCCGAGCACAGCGCCGAGTATCTCCACGCCGTGCTGCCGATGCGGCGCATCCTGCATGAGCTCGACATCACCTATCTCTACACCCAGGTGCTGGGCGGGTCGCAGGACGTGATCTACGTGCTCGACGCGACGGTGGGCGAGGACCATTCGCCGATCGGCGCGGAGGACGACCTGCCGGCCGAGACGCTGGCCGGCATCCGCCGCGCGACGGCGCAGGGGACCGTCCACCTCTCGCCGATCGAATTCCAGCAGCAATGGGGGCTGCTCAAGACCGCCGCCGCGCCGGTCCGCGACCAGCAGGGCAGGATCGTCGCCACCGCCGGCGCCGACGTCAACGTCTCGCTGATCCGCGTCGCGACCCAGAACGCGCTGTTCGTCAGCGTCGTGATCGGCCTCGCCTCGCTGCTCGGCTGCGCCTTCGTCACCCTGCTCACCGTGCGCCGCATCGCCGAGCCGCTCGACCGGCTGCGGCGCGAGGCGCTGCGCATCGCCGGCGGCGATCACCGCCCGCTCGACCGCTTCCCCGCGCCGCGCGACATCGCCCAGCTGCAGGCGGCGCTCGCCGCCAGCACCGCCGAAACCACCGGCAAGCTCGCCGACGCCCGCGACCGCCGTGCCGTCGCGATCCGCGCGGCGGGCATCGCCGAAACCGAGGCTGCGCTGGCGCGGCGGGGGCAAGCATCCGACCGCCTGGCCTTCACCGGCGCGGTCGCCGACGACGGCCTGCCGCTGCGCCGGGCGGCAGCGGCGCGACTGGCCGACCGGGTCGCCGCCGATCCGGCGCTCGCCGCGCAGATCGAGGCGGAGGGCCCTCCGCTCGCGCTGGCGCCCGGCGAGCGCGCCGCCGTCCGGCTCGACGACGGCCGCGAGCTGTCGATCGGAGCCGGGGCATGA
- a CDS encoding nuclear protein SET (SMART: nuclear protein SET), translated as MTSAPEWATAQQLQDDEALDVVRLDDSRGLGVRTRQAFAAGAVVHRFAGVVSGDICQHSLQIDASRHISGTRYIGYLSHGCDPNCRLDMVGFTLVALRAVAPGEVLTVDYADTEDRLHRQFACCCGAATCRSWIHGRRERPNQEGLAWLAEHDAR; from the coding sequence ATGACGTCTGCGCCGGAGTGGGCAACGGCACAGCAGCTTCAGGACGACGAGGCGCTCGACGTCGTGCGTCTCGACGATTCGCGCGGGTTGGGCGTGCGGACGCGGCAGGCGTTCGCGGCGGGCGCCGTCGTCCATCGCTTCGCCGGCGTCGTCAGCGGCGACATCTGCCAGCACAGCCTGCAGATCGACGCCAGCCGCCATATCAGCGGCACCCGCTATATCGGCTATCTCAGCCATGGCTGCGATCCCAATTGCCGGCTCGACATGGTCGGCTTCACCCTCGTCGCGCTGCGCGCGGTCGCGCCCGGCGAGGTGCTGACCGTCGACTATGCCGACACCGAGGACCGCCTCCATCGCCAGTTCGCCTGCTGTTGCGGCGCGGCGACCTGCCGGAGCTGGATCCATGGCCGCCGGGAGAGGCCGAACCAGGAGGGCC
- a CDS encoding ATP/ADP translocase-like protein, whose product MGGFVNRLLRVVPGEWPKLAQFGLLGFLLQMGLGIGFSAGDAAFLAHAGADRLALIFMMTPAIMLVYTAAFSYLMVRFSIDRVIDATIALLVVGGLLSYAVLGLDLPPHWQLPVYIGLKLYLAMWYIALYTQFWNYTDGYFAIQDGKRLFPLLAAATALGMTCGGLIVSQLAGTVSLRGFFLIWAGIAAVTFPVALGLRRRWTRIADSEVEAAEEGVGRQVRQVADTFRSSRYTLVLTLILFVTLLMTNLAEFQYSAMFEQGRSEAELASLLGTLYAAANIFNVIVCLFVFNRLVGRIGVRNVALIMPLSYFAAFGFLFVTGSFEGALAAFFAYHGVLTSIEYNNQNLLFNAVPAETKRPVRTIVEGLAEPLASFIAGGFLLVFADRTDIRDLSGLGVILGLVLLLVVIMLRQLYPAAMARNMRSMLLDVGKGRGVAPAADTGGADTDALLEHLRSRDPAVRAEAIARLAAGRDLEALPRILDRASWLSPADRHDIETMIIGWGDTAIPRLVSAVPDPTFRYRGRAMAARALAQLSYPLFSSQLDALVRAELERAEPRFVLAEALEAMPEPTRATRLLARLQRQLIGKGTDFVIELLALGGRLPDFDLLIVTLHSKNPKVRGNAIETIENGVDHATFLLLKGLLDERAAGSPAGGARLLAMLEERLASPDPLELVTAAQSIRDLVPAEELGPRLRRALRPDLYLLERADLATLLALPGAGPRTMVDKIDAIAAFPDFAAASIDVQARLAIKLRDAPPEKDVRRVDVDGVTMWLSNAYTLDLAARNVDLALAMYRASDDRAYAA is encoded by the coding sequence TTGGGGGGCTTCGTCAACCGGCTGCTGCGCGTCGTCCCCGGCGAATGGCCGAAGCTCGCCCAGTTCGGGCTGCTCGGCTTCCTCCTGCAAATGGGGCTCGGCATCGGCTTCAGCGCCGGCGACGCCGCCTTCCTGGCGCATGCGGGGGCCGACCGGCTGGCGCTGATCTTCATGATGACGCCGGCGATCATGCTGGTCTACACGGCGGCCTTCTCCTACCTGATGGTCCGCTTCTCGATCGACCGGGTAATCGACGCGACGATCGCGCTGCTCGTCGTCGGCGGGCTGCTATCCTACGCCGTGCTCGGGCTCGACCTGCCGCCGCACTGGCAGCTTCCGGTCTATATCGGGCTGAAGCTCTATCTCGCGATGTGGTACATCGCGCTCTACACCCAGTTCTGGAACTATACCGACGGCTATTTCGCCATCCAGGACGGCAAGCGGCTGTTCCCGCTGCTCGCCGCCGCGACCGCGCTGGGCATGACCTGCGGCGGCCTGATCGTCAGCCAGCTCGCCGGCACGGTGTCGCTGCGCGGCTTCTTCCTGATCTGGGCGGGCATCGCCGCCGTCACCTTCCCGGTCGCGCTCGGGCTGCGCCGCCGCTGGACGCGGATCGCCGACAGCGAGGTCGAGGCGGCCGAGGAAGGCGTCGGGCGGCAGGTGCGCCAGGTCGCCGACACCTTCCGCAGCTCGCGCTACACGCTGGTGCTGACGCTGATCCTGTTCGTCACCCTGCTGATGACCAACCTCGCCGAGTTCCAATATTCGGCCATGTTCGAACAGGGCCGCAGCGAGGCCGAGCTCGCCAGCCTGCTCGGCACCCTCTACGCGGCGGCGAACATCTTCAACGTCATCGTCTGCCTGTTCGTCTTCAACCGGCTGGTCGGACGGATCGGGGTGCGCAACGTCGCGCTGATCATGCCGCTGTCCTATTTCGCGGCGTTCGGCTTCCTGTTCGTGACCGGCTCGTTCGAAGGGGCGCTGGCCGCCTTCTTCGCCTATCACGGCGTCCTCACCTCGATCGAGTACAACAACCAGAACCTGCTGTTCAACGCCGTCCCGGCCGAGACCAAGCGCCCCGTCCGCACCATCGTCGAGGGGCTGGCCGAGCCGCTGGCCAGCTTCATCGCCGGCGGCTTCCTGCTGGTCTTCGCCGACCGCACCGACATCCGCGACCTGTCGGGGCTCGGCGTCATCCTCGGCCTCGTCCTGCTGCTGGTCGTGATCATGCTGCGCCAGCTCTATCCCGCGGCGATGGCGCGCAACATGCGGTCGATGCTGCTCGACGTCGGCAAGGGGCGCGGGGTGGCGCCCGCCGCCGACACCGGCGGCGCCGACACCGACGCGCTGCTCGAACATCTGCGCTCGCGCGACCCCGCCGTCCGGGCGGAGGCGATCGCCCGGCTCGCCGCGGGCCGCGACCTCGAGGCGCTGCCCCGCATCCTCGACCGCGCCTCCTGGCTCTCCCCGGCCGACCGCCACGATATCGAGACGATGATCATCGGCTGGGGCGACACCGCCATCCCCCGCCTGGTCTCGGCGGTCCCGGACCCGACCTTCCGCTATCGCGGCCGGGCCATGGCGGCGCGCGCCCTCGCCCAGCTCTCCTATCCACTCTTCTCGTCGCAGCTCGACGCGCTGGTCCGGGCCGAGCTGGAGCGCGCCGAGCCGCGCTTCGTGCTGGCCGAGGCGCTGGAGGCGATGCCCGAGCCGACCCGCGCCACCCGCCTGCTCGCCCGGCTCCAGCGGCAGCTGATCGGCAAGGGCACCGACTTCGTGATCGAGCTGCTCGCGCTCGGCGGCCGGCTGCCCGACTTCGACCTGCTGATCGTCACGCTCCATTCGAAGAATCCGAAGGTGCGCGGCAATGCGATCGAGACGATCGAGAACGGCGTCGACCACGCCACCTTCCTGCTGCTGAAGGGGCTGCTCGACGAGCGCGCGGCGGGGTCGCCGGCCGGCGGCGCGCGGCTGCTCGCGATGCTCGAGGAGCGGCTCGCCTCGCCCGACCCGCTCGAACTGGTCACCGCCGCGCAGTCGATCCGCGACCTGGTGCCGGCCGAAGAGCTTGGCCCCCGACTGCGCAGGGCGCTCCGCCCCGACCTCTACCTGCTCGAACGCGCCGACCTGGCGACGCTGCTCGCCCTGCCCGGCGCGGGGCCGCGCACCATGGTCGACAAGATCGACGCGATCGCCGCCTTCCCCGATTTCGCCGCCGCGTCGATCGACGTGCAGGCGCGGCTGGCGATCAAGCTGCGTGACGCGCCGCCGGAGAAGGACGTCCGCCGGGTCGACGTCGACGGCGTGACGATGTGGCTGTCCAACGCCTATACGCTCGACCTCGCCGCCCGGAACGTCGATCTGGCGCTGGCGATGTACCGCGCCTCGGACGATCGCGCCTATGCGGCGTAG
- a CDS encoding Tetratricopeptide TPR_2 repeat protein (PFAM: TPR repeat-containing protein; Tetratricopeptide TPR_2 repeat protein~SMART: Tetratricopeptide domain protein), translating to MARMADRPPRLGAIDFHDSLAGLSLFAFGERRTAVPHLLKAAALAGVGFSLASFMPPPVFSAASLDALDPSRIAASLCGGGRTGAPLARALLIAATVAAPASEALPIPLYPDLAASPFPVSTRDPQARRYFSQGLLLSYGFNHAGAVRSFREAQRLDPDCAMCWWGEAMALGPNINAPMDDRDRDAALRAMDRAMALRGGASPMEQALIEAIARRYARDPQADRAALDAAYADAMLDAARRFPADDDVAVLAAEAAMDTTPWNYWEADRKTPVGRSGDAVRLIEAVLRRNPSQAQAAHLYIHLLEASDPERAEAAADRLAAPLLPSAAHLVHMPGHIYQLRGRHADSIRVNVAAARADEAFIRSAGDHGMVRYGYYPHNIHFIVTSAQMAGDMPTAIREARRLRTVLDPETSARMAWIQAIDAAPYFAMAQFAEPAAILALPAPDPRLSYPAAMRHYARGIAYAQRRDKTGFDREIAAMARLGTSDGMKAMVDQGVPAPDLVRLAELVARGRFATASGAYDEAIDFYRQAAAIEATIPYQEPAYWYYPVRQSLGAALFLAGRHDAASDAFRAALAQTPNNGWALYGLARSEAAQGRKLEAAAARKAWSKAWLGDPRWLRMERL from the coding sequence ATGGCCAGGATGGCGGACCGCCCCCCGCGCTTGGGGGCGATCGATTTCCATGATAGCCTCGCCGGATTGTCTTTGTTCGCCTTTGGGGAAAGGAGAACGGCGGTGCCCCATCTTCTCAAAGCCGCCGCGCTCGCCGGTGTCGGCTTCTCGCTCGCCAGCTTCATGCCTCCGCCGGTCTTCTCGGCCGCATCGCTCGACGCGCTCGATCCCAGCCGGATCGCCGCCTCGCTCTGCGGCGGAGGGCGGACGGGCGCGCCGCTGGCCCGGGCGCTGCTGATCGCCGCCACGGTGGCCGCGCCGGCCAGCGAAGCGCTGCCGATCCCGCTCTACCCCGACCTCGCCGCCTCGCCCTTCCCGGTCTCGACGCGCGATCCGCAGGCGCGGCGCTATTTCAGCCAGGGCCTGTTGCTCAGCTACGGCTTCAACCATGCCGGCGCGGTCCGCTCCTTCCGCGAGGCACAGCGCCTCGATCCCGACTGCGCGATGTGCTGGTGGGGCGAGGCGATGGCGCTCGGCCCCAACATCAACGCCCCGATGGACGACCGCGATCGCGACGCGGCCCTCCGCGCGATGGACCGGGCGATGGCGCTGCGCGGCGGCGCATCGCCGATGGAACAGGCGCTGATCGAGGCGATCGCCCGGCGCTATGCGCGCGATCCCCAGGCGGACCGCGCCGCGCTCGACGCCGCCTATGCCGACGCGATGCTCGATGCCGCGCGGCGCTTCCCGGCCGACGACGACGTCGCGGTGCTCGCCGCCGAAGCCGCGATGGACACCACCCCATGGAACTACTGGGAGGCCGACAGGAAGACGCCGGTCGGCCGCAGCGGCGACGCCGTCCGGCTGATCGAGGCCGTCCTCCGGCGCAACCCGTCGCAGGCCCAGGCGGCCCATCTCTACATCCACCTGCTGGAGGCCAGCGATCCCGAGCGGGCCGAGGCCGCGGCGGACCGGCTGGCGGCGCCCCTCCTCCCCAGCGCCGCGCATCTCGTCCACATGCCGGGCCATATCTACCAGTTGCGCGGCCGCCACGCGGATTCGATCCGGGTCAACGTCGCCGCCGCGCGCGCCGACGAGGCATTCATCCGCAGCGCCGGCGATCACGGCATGGTCCGCTACGGCTATTATCCGCACAACATTCATTTCATCGTGACCAGCGCGCAGATGGCCGGGGACATGCCGACGGCGATCCGCGAGGCGCGGCGGCTCAGGACCGTGCTCGATCCGGAAACCTCGGCGCGGATGGCCTGGATACAGGCGATCGACGCCGCCCCCTATTTCGCCATGGCGCAGTTCGCCGAGCCGGCGGCGATCCTCGCTTTGCCCGCCCCCGATCCGCGCCTGTCCTATCCGGCGGCGATGCGCCATTATGCGCGCGGCATCGCCTATGCCCAGCGCCGCGACAAGACCGGCTTCGACCGCGAGATCGCGGCGATGGCCCGGCTCGGAACGTCGGACGGAATGAAGGCGATGGTCGACCAGGGGGTCCCCGCGCCCGATCTGGTGCGACTGGCCGAACTGGTCGCGCGCGGGCGCTTCGCCACTGCGAGCGGCGCCTATGACGAGGCGATCGACTTCTATCGCCAGGCCGCCGCGATCGAGGCGACCATTCCCTATCAGGAGCCCGCCTACTGGTATTATCCGGTGCGGCAGTCGCTGGGCGCGGCACTGTTCCTGGCGGGCCGGCACGATGCCGCGAGCGATGCCTTCCGCGCCGCGCTCGCCCAGACCCCGAACAATGGCTGGGCGCTCTACGGCCTCGCCCGCAGTGAAGCGGCACAGGGCCGCAAGCTCGAGGCCGCGGCGGCGCGAAAGGCCTGGTCGAAGGCCTGGCTGGGCGATCCGCGCTGGCTCCGCATGGAGCGGTTGTGA